One Drosophila willistoni isolate 14030-0811.24 chromosome 2R unlocalized genomic scaffold, UCI_dwil_1.1 Seg167, whole genome shotgun sequence DNA segment encodes these proteins:
- the LOC6641982 gene encoding protein aubergine — MNNLPSNSGHSRGRGRGTKKNEEVTRGLGPQLGQPSSSSGSQQHQVRAAAAASSLGNEPPKQLHEGSGSQSTTETLKSRETEGSGEARGSVRGRRVITDVVHSRPQGLVTKTGLSGTRTTVQTNYFKLLTTPNWTIYQYRVDFVPDVDNTRLRRGLLSEHRNLLGGYIFDGTVMFCSTAFKPVPKSAYVLELVTTSRSGERFEVKIKHVGTVESGDSQQFQVLNLILRRAMEGLNLQLVSRNFFDPKAKINLENYRMELWPGYQTSIRQHESDILLCSEVAHKVMRTDTLFNILSETIRENDDYQAAFKRQVIGMVVFTDYNNKTYRVDEVDFDSSPLSTFATKNGKISYVEYYKTRYNITIRDCKQPMIVCNPTEKNIRGGVDQLIMLIPELARATGMTDAMRSNFRLMKAMSEYTRLAPDRRIERLRAFNSRLKSSAQSMEVLKSWNIDLDVALVEIPARVLQPERILFGNQARFMCDHRADWSFEFRKNSMFSHMDIKRWYVITPQRHKREAQDFVKLCIRAASGMKMLIAEPRYEEIPDDRNSAYSRAIDDTTAKDPQIVMLVLKTPNEEKYSCIKKRACVDRPVPSQVVTLKTIAPRQERAGGLMSIATKVVIQMNAKLMGAPWMIELPLRGLMTVGFDVCHSPKSKNKSYGALVATMDMKESQRYYSSVTEHMKGQELSNQMSMNMTYALKAYRDLHGALPERILFFRDGVGDGQLHQVFNTEVKFLKAKLDEIYKSAGKPEGSRMAFVVVAKRINTRYFVNRRNPVPGTVVDDVITLPERYDFFLVSQAVNQGTVSPTNYNVIHDNMGLSADKIQMLAYKMTHMYYNWSGSCRVPAVCQYAHKLAFLVAESINRAPSAALENQLYFL; from the exons gGACAGCCTTCCAGTTCAAGCGGGAGTCAGCAGCATCAAGTAagagcagctgctgctgcttcttcctTAGGCAACGAACCTCCGAAGCAGTTGCATGAAGGTTCAGGCAGTCAAAGTACTACCGAGACCCTGAAATCTCGCGAGACTGAAGGAAGTG gTGAAGCACGTGGATCTGTTCGCGGTCGCCGCGTAATAACGGACGTTGTACACTCTCGCCCTCAGGGATTGGTGACCAAAACGGGATTGTCGGGGACAAGAACTACCGTCCAAACCAATTATTTTAAGCTTTTGACCACCCCGAATTGGACGATTTACCAATACCGAGTGGACTTTGTTCCGGACGTAGACAATACTCGCTTGCGGCGTGGGTTGTTATCGGAACACAGGAATCTTCTGGGCGGTTACATATTTGATGGAACCGTCATGTTTTGCTCAACAGCTTTCAAGCCTGTGCCCAAAAGTGCATACGTTTTGGAGTTGGTGACCACAAGTCGCTCGGGTGAAAGATTTGAggtcaaaataaaacatgtCGGAACTGTGGAATCCGGCGATTCTCAGCAATTTCAGGTTCTCAATCTGATTCTGCGTCGAGCCATGGAGGGTTTGAATTTGCAGCTGGTCTCACGGAATTTTTTTGACCCGAAGGCCAAG ATTAACCTGGAGAACTACCGGATGGAATTATGGCCCGGATATCAAACTTCTATTCGCCAACACGAATCGGACATATTGCTGTGCTCTGAGGTTGCACATAAGGTGATGAGAACTGACACCTTGTTTAACATTTTGTCCGAGACGATTCGTGAGAATGACGATTATCAAGCTGCATTCAAGCGACAAGTAATTG GCATGGTTGTTTTCACGGATTACAACAATAAAACGTACCGTGTAGATGAGGTTGACTTCGACTCGTCTCCATTATCGACATTTGCTACCAAAAATGGGAAGATCAGCTACGTGGAATACTATAAAACG CGTTATAACATCACCATCAGGGACTGCAAGCAGCCAATGATTGTGTGCAATCCGACAGAGAAAAATATTCGCGGTGGAGTGGATCAGCTCATTATGTTGATTCCCGAATTGGCTCGTGCCACTGGAATGACAGACGCTATGCGTTCCAATTTTAG GCTGATGAAGGCAATGAGTGAGTACACCCGATTAGCTCCTGATCGCCGTATTGAGCGCCTCCGTGCTTTCAATAGCCGCCTGAAATCATCTGCACAGAGCATGGAAGTCCTAAAATCGTGGAATATTGATCTGGATGTTGCGTTGGTTGAGATACCGGCACGTGTATTACAACCAGAAAGGATTCTTTTCGGGAACCAGGCGCGGTTCATGTGCGACCATCGCGCAGATTGGTCATTCGAGTTTCGTAAGAATTCCATGTTCAGCCACATGGATATTAAGAGGTGGTATGTAATAACACCGCAACGTCATAAGCGCGAGGCTCAAGATTTCGTTAAACTGTGCATTCGAGCAGCTTCTGGCATGAAGATGTTGATTGCCGAACCACGATA TGAGGAAATTCCCGATGACCGCAATAGCGCCTATTCTCGAGCTATTGACGATACCACAGCGAAGGATCCGCAAATTGTAATGCTTGTTCTGAAAACTCCTAATGAAGAAAA GTATAGTTGCATCAAGAAGCGAGCTTGTGTGGATCGCCCTGTGCCGTCGCAAGTTGTGACGCTGAAAACCATTGCCCCGCGTCAAGAAAGGGCTGGCGGTTTGATGTCGATCGCCACAAAAGTTGTCATTCAAATGAATGCCAAGTTGATGGGCGCTCCGTGGATGATAGAGCTGCCTTTGCGTGGTCTAATGACGGTCGGCTTTGATGTGTGCCATTCCCCGAAGAGTAAGAACAAATCATATGGTGCTTTGGTAGCCACAATGGACATGAAAGAGTCTCAGCGCTACTACTCTTCGGTGACGGAGCACATGAAGGGACAGGAGTTGTCGAATCAGATGTCCATGAATATGACATACGCCTTAAAGGCTTACCGCGACTTGCATGGGGCTCTACCAGAGCGCATTCTCTTCTTCCGTGATGGTGTTGGCGATGGCCAACTTCATCAGGTTTTCAACACTGAAGTAAAATTCTTAAAGGCCAAGCTTGATGAAATTTACAAGTCGGCAGGCAAGCCTGAAGGCTCACGCATGGCCTTTGTTGTCGTCGCAAAACGCATTAATACTCGTTACTTTGTTAACAGGCGCAATCCCGTGCCGGGTACCGTAGTCGACGATGTTATTACATTGCCAGAGCGTTACGACTTTTTCCTAGTGTCACAGGCCGTCAATCAGGGAACGGTGTCACCAACAAACTACAACGTCATCCATGACAACATGGGACTCAGCGCTGATAAGATTCAGATGCTGGCATATAAAATGACCCACATGTACTACAATTGGTCTGGTTCTTGTCGTGTCCCTGCCGTATGCCAATATGCACACAAATTGGCTTTCCTTGTGGCCGAAAGCATCAATCGAGCCCCATCAGCAGCTTTGGAAAACCAGCTATACTTCTTATAA